CATCCGGAGAGAACGCTCACTCCCCCTTATAAGGGGCGGCATCGGCGGGCCGTACCCTGACGGGACGGGGAGATGCATCCCCTCGGGATGACGTGCTTCTCACAAAGGTCTTCCATTAGTCCTCGGCTTTCCAGGGGGAAGGCGGAAGTAGAcagtttgttaaatgcagttcatagaaaaatattgtaaacaaaaaagaaagaataccGTAATCCTATGCGTTAAAAATGCCGTGAGAGGTCCGACTGAAGAAAGGTAAGGGGCAGAgcttgcgccccccccccttacaTAATAAGGAAGGGGCACTCCCCTGCTTCCCCACCTCACATGTTCACGCCTTACTTACCGGCGGTGTACGCATCATGAGGACGCTTAGTTGGGCTTGTCGGTGGGCTTGCTGAAAGATATAAAGAGCGTGGAAAAGAGGACAGAAAAGGAACGACAAACACAAGCGCCTTCGTCTACACACAGTGTCCCTTGCACAATCTTCAAGGTTTCGTGACTTGGTGGCCGAATCCGGAGGTCCCGGCTTCGATGTGCTATGTGGCAGGCGAGGTGGCTTGCTGCGTAAGCTCTGCTGGCTACTGGTCGTCACTCTCCTGGTGGGCCAGTGCGGGCTCGAGTGTCTGTTGGTGTTCAGCGAGTACGCCGCCTTCCCGGTGGCCACGAGCTACAGTTCCGAGCAGGGCCTCGCCATGGCTTTCCCGGACGTCACTGTGTGCAACGCCAACCCGCTGCGACGGTCTCGCCTCTGTGCGGCGCAAGCCACTCTGCACGGAAAAAAGGGCGCGCCCACGAAGGTCCTCGAACGGAACTGCGCTGACAACGCCACCTACGATGAGGTGAGAATGTGAGGTGGAAAAATGACGACAGAAAATGCCGCAAATATATATTTATGCAGACTCTTTTCGTAGCCCACGTGTTTACCTCTATTAATACCTGTATATACGTGAAATCGAAAGTTATTGTGAACTTAATAAAACCCGACTTGTATTTGTCTTCGCAAGTAGATTATTTTTAACGACATATACTGTACACTACCTACAATGATTAGTTTCTCAATTTTGGTAGGAGGTACAATTTCTTATGTGTCGGCAAAAACGCATGATATTTATTCGTTGTATAGGAACGTAAATTGCAATAGATCTCGCAAGAAAAATGTTCGAGTTACTAACACAAAGTGGGAAGAAAGGCATGCGCTTTCAATGTCATTTTCATCATGTAATCTGAACGATCGCATGCAGCCACAGTTCCCCCTAGTAATCTCTATTCTGTGCATTCGATTGAACCTGATGTCATGGGTCAATATCAGAGCTGCTATTTTAGGTCCATAAATAAATTAAATCTTCCTTTAATTAGGCCGGCGTGCATGCTGCAAGGTCACTTTTTGGTGTACCTCCACCTAAGTAGTCCGAAGTGTTCCAAAATACGTTACATTAACACTTTTCCTATCATCTGTCTACGCTACCCCTTCCTTGCTTCGGTGTGCGCAGCCCAACGGCGGTGATGGTGAACTATTCAGGCAGCTGCAAGTATGGATGGCCCAAAGGCACAAGGAGGAACGTAGCACCGTGCGACGTCTTTTTCGTCTCGGTCACCAGATATGGGACATGATCGTGTATTGCCGCTACGCGCAAAAGAACTGCACCGACCAAATGTAAGCGAGtagacccgccatggtggtcttgtggctaaggcactcggctgctggttTGCAGGCGGCGGTATCAAATCcgggccgcggcggctgcattttcagtgacGGCGAACATGCTTCAGGCCCGTTTGCCTAGATATAGGGGCGcgataaagaacctcaggtggtccaaacttccggactcttccactacagcgtctctcaaaatgagttggtggttttgggacgttaactccacatatcaatcatcaatcaatatgCATGTGATGCCGAAAATCGGGATGTAATGCAAAGTAATTCTAGCAGCTAAGTCTATTAGGATCCAACGCCGCGTAACTGTGCAGAACATTGGC
The nucleotide sequence above comes from Rhipicephalus microplus isolate Deutch F79 chromosome 2, USDA_Rmic, whole genome shotgun sequence. Encoded proteins:
- the LOC142792783 gene encoding acid-sensing ion channel 2-like; its protein translation is MPFRDLVAESGGPGFDVLCGRRGGLLRKLCWLLVVTLLVGQCGLECLLVFSEYAAFPVATSYSSEQGLAMAFPDVTVCNANPLRRSRLCAAQATLHGKKGAPTKVLERNCADNATYDEPNGGDGELFRQLQVWMAQRHKEERSTVRRLFRLGHQIWDMIVYCRYAQKNCTDQMFFSPTFDSHYGNCFCFHCGSTERKNEEFYRYHTATAPEDGLELVLDAQAPEYLPTTTEMGFVVVVHGHGFRPVLCNDVVFVEPGYVTYISLSMPQ